One window of Hoplias malabaricus isolate fHopMal1 chromosome 16, fHopMal1.hap1, whole genome shotgun sequence genomic DNA carries:
- the ticam1 gene encoding TIR domain-containing adapter molecule 1 → MGSSNQPFSRNPIMFEDDTDTAVKMSSGNTSDRLFSGLGGPRLAAGHQNMVSSKQPFSRNASILSAEASPVNLDDSYPSSLRSSSTCTSYSLEISLSTADAEKESKPLSVQKISESRNDQNQVINPSVHPGIMKLADSSDRPPSLNPLQRHDQSVNLSAAKFGYCSNLPGNCQIISSKNGESAVEKDFSSITHSTGNPGVQAVCKLAYQSSKAASVQNMEQMEHFNEQKKRTENEEGAFYGFVILHAPEDIEEASRIKTRLEGISSTPGATFAEDFAEPGQSSFRCVEDAINNSAYIMLLLTPNFNTRLNEMNTDSALMNSIEKPHKYNTVIPLLPRDNSLTATELHMALRTKIPMKEKDKTFEIMARKVLDPEKIQNQKKIWKQEQLIRKQQEMQQQLQEENIRHRDLIRESTKVSELQQQRTQLLMQQQRFPQSHAPQLQSYQTFSGGTAPFGPVPPQWQNPLTPQYCGTRWHQPPSNIHIQNAKYIMIGNDTSMTVGSGENNSGDEDCL, encoded by the coding sequence ATGGGTAGTTCCAACCAGCCATTTAGCAGAAATCCTATTATGTTTGAAGATGACACTGACACCGCAGTTAAAATGTCCTCTGGGAATACATCAGACAGATTATTCTCAGGACTTGGAGGACCTAGACTTGCTGCTGGACATCAGAACATGGTTAGCTCCAAACAGCCATTTAGCAGGAATGCTAGCATATTAAGTGCTGAGGCTAGCCCAGTGAATCTTGATGACAGTTACCCATCTTCTCTGCGCTCCAGCTCAACCTGCACTTCTTACAGCCTTGAAATTAGCTTGTCCACAGCCGATGCTGAGAAAGAATCAAAACCACTATCTGTGCAGAAAATTTCAGAAAGTAGAAATGACCAAAATCAAGTAATAAATCCCTCAGTGCACCCTGGAATAATGAAATTAGCTGATAGTTCTGATAGACCTCCTAGTCTAAATCCTCTGCAAAGACATGACCAGTCAGTAAATTTATCTGCTGCTAAGTTTGGTTACTGTTCAAATTTGCCTGGAAACTGTCAGATTATATCATCAAAAAATGGAGAATCTGCTGTGGAAAAGGATTTTTCATCCATCACTCACAGCACTGGAAATCCAGGGGTGCAAGCAGTTTGCAAGTTAGCATATCAGTCATCAAAAGCTGCTTCGGTGCAGAACATGGAACAAATGGAGCATTTCAACGAACAAAAGAAAAGGACAGAGAATGAGGAGGGTGCATTTTATGGTTTTGTAATATTACATGCTCCAGAAGATATCGAAGAAGCTTCAAGAATAAAGACCAGGCTGGAGGGAATATCATCAACTCCCGGAGCCACTTTCGCTGAGGATTTTGCTGAACCTGGACAATCCTCTTTCAGATGTGTGGAGGATGCCATAAACAATTCAGCCTACATCATGCTGCTACTAACACCAAACTTCAACACTCGCTTGAATGAGATGAATACAGATTCTGCCCTTATGAACTCCATAGAGAAACCTCACAAATACAACACTGTCATCCCACTGCTGCCTCGTGACAACAGCTTGACTGCCACTGAACTACATATGGCGTTGAGAACCAAAATCCcaatgaaagaaaaagacaaaacattTGAGATCATGGCAAGGAAGGTTCTGGATCCAGAAAAGATACAGAATCAGAAGAAAATCTGGAAGCAGGAACAGCTTATCAGAAAGCAGCAAGAGATGCAACAGCAGCTACAGGAAGAAAACATCCGCCATAGGGACTTAATCCGAGAGTCCACAAAGGTCAGTGAACTACAGCAACAGAGGACACAGCTCCTAATGCAACAGCAACGTTTTCCACAGTCGCATGCCCCACAACTACAATCATACCAGACCTTTTCTGGAGGAACTGCACCATTTGGTCCAGTGCCTCCACAATGGCAGAATCCACTAACCCCACAATACTGTGGTACTAGGTGGCACCAGCCGCCATCTAACATCCACATTCAGAATGCTAAGTACATCATGATTGGCAATGACACCTCCATGACTGTTGGCAGTGGTGAAAACAACTCTGGAGACGAGGACTGCTTATGA